The following coding sequences lie in one Nycticebus coucang isolate mNycCou1 chromosome 18, mNycCou1.pri, whole genome shotgun sequence genomic window:
- the SLC4A1 gene encoding band 3 anion transport protein isoform X1, translating to MGDLQEDYEEGLEDILEQDKYEEPSISMSQMEEPEAHLTEPTAPDYATTSQPGTHEVYVELQELVMDKNQELRWMEVAHWVRVEENLGEDGVWGRPHLPYLTFWSLLELQKVFVKGTILLDLQETSLAGVANQLLDRFIYEEQIRPQDREGLLRALLLKHSHAGELEALGGVKPAVLQRSGDPSQPLLPQQPSLETQLFCHQGDEGTEGHSPSGILGKIPPDSEASLVLVGRVAFLERPVLGFVRLQEATMLEAVEQPVPVRFLFVLLGPEAPNTDYTQLGRAAATLMSERVFRTDAYLAQGRGELVDSLNSFLDSSLVLPPTDVPSEQALRSLVPVQKELLRKRYLPSPAKPDPSFYKGLDLNGGSGVPGGPDDPLQRTGWLFGGLVRDVRRRYPYYLSDITDALSPQVLAAVIFIYFAALSPAITFGGLLGEKTRNQMGVSELLISTAAQGILFALLAAQPLLVLGFSGPLLVFEEAFFSFCESNGLEYIVGRAWIGFWLILLVVLVVAFEGSFLVRFISRYTQEIFSFLISLIFIYETFYKLIKIFQDHPLQRAYDSNVLMLPKPQGPLPNTALLSLVLMAGTFFFAMMLRKFKNSSYFPGKVRRIIGDFGVPISILIMVLVDFFIEDTYTQKLAVPDGLKVSNSSARGWVIHPLGLFSPFPIWMMFASALPALLVFILIFLESQITTLIISKPERKMIKGSGFHMDLLLVVGMGGMAALFGMPWLSATTVRSVTHANALTVMSKVSTPGAAAQIQEVKEQRISGLLVSVLVGLSILMESILSRIPLAVLFGIFLYMGVTSLSGIQLFDRILLLLKPPKYHPDVPYVKRVVTWRMHLFTGIQIVCLVVLWVVKSTPASLALPFVLILTVPLRRYLLPLIFRNLELQCLDADDAKLTFDEEEGRDEYDEVAMPV from the exons ATGGGGGATTTGCAG GAGGATTATGAAGAAGGGCTGGAAGATATTCTAGAGCAGGATAAATATGAAGAACCAAGCATCTCCATGTCCCAAATGGAGGAACCAGAAG CTCACCTCACTGAGCCAACTGCCCCAGACTACGCCACCACATCACAGCCGGGCACCCACGAG GTGTATGTGGAGCTGCAGGAGCTTGTTATGGACAAGAACCAGGAGCTGCGATGGATGGAGGTGGCACACTGGGTGCGAGTGGAGGAGAACCTGGGGGAGGATGGGGTCTGGGGCCGCCCCCACCTACCTTACCTCACCTTCTGGAGCCTCCTGGAACTTCAGAAAGTCTTTGTCAAGG GTACTATCCTCCTGGACCTGCAAGAGACCTCTCTGGCCGGAGTGGCCAACCAACTGCTGGACAGGTTTATCTACGAGGAGCAGATCAGGCCTCAGGACCGAGAAGGGCTGCTCCGGGCCCTACTGCTCAAACACAG CCATGCTGGAGAGCTAGAGGCCCTGGGGGGGGTGAAGCCAGCAGTCCTGCAACGCTCTGGGGACCCTTCACAGCCACTGCTCCCACAACAACCCTCGCTGGAGACACAGCTCTTCTGTCATCAG GGAGATGAGGGCACTGAAGGGCACTCACCATCTGGAATTCTGGGAAAGATTCCACCAGATTCAGAGGCCTCCCTGGTACTAGTGG GCCGTGTCGCCTTCCTAGAGCGGCCAGTGCTGGGCTTCGTGCGGCTACAGGAGGCCACAATGCTGGAGGCCGTGGAGCAGCCAGTGCCTGTTCGCTTCCTCTTTGTGTTACTGGGACCCGAGGCCCCCAACACCGACTACACCCAGCTCGGCCGGGCTGCTGCGACACTCATGTCAGAGAGG GTGTTCCGCACAGATGCCTACCTCGCCCAGGGGCGGGGGGAGCTGGTGGACTCCTTGAACAGTTTTCTGGATAGCAGCCTAGTGCTGCCTCCCACAGATGTCCCCTCGGAGCAGGCCCTGAGGAGTTTGGTGCCCGTGCAGAAAGAGCTGCTCCGGAAGCGCTACCTACCCAGCCCTGCCAAGCCCGACCCCAGCTTCTATAAGGGCCTAG ATTTGAATGGAGGATCGGGGGTCCCTGGAGGCCCAGATGACCCCCTCCAGCGGACAGGCTGGCTCTTTGGGGGCCTGGTGCGTGACGTCCGGCGCCGGTACCCCTATTACCTGAGTGATATCACAGATGCGCTGAGCCCCCAGGTCCTGGCTGCTGTCATCTTCATCTACTTTGCTGCCCTGTCACCTGCCATCACTTTTGGTGGCCTCCTGG GAGAAAAGACCAGAAACCAGATGGGCGTGTCGGAACTGCTCATCTCTACTGCGGCACAGGGCATCCTCTTCGCCCTGCTGGCAGCCCAGCCCCTGCTTGTGCTTGGCTTCTCAGGCCCCCTGCTTGTGTTTGAGGAAGCCTTCTTCTCG TTCTGTGAGAGCAATGGCCTGGAGTATATCGTGGGCCGAGCCTGGATTGGCTTCTGGCTTATCCtgctggtggtgctggtggtggcCTTTGAGGGCAGCTTCCTGGTCCGCTTCATCTCCCGCTATACCCAGGAGATCTTTTCCTTCCTCATCTCCCTCATCTTTATCTACGAGACCTTCTACAAGCTGATCAAG ATTTTCCAGGACCACCCACTGCAGAGGGCTTATGACTCCAATGTGTTGATGCTGCCCAAACCTCAGGGCCCCCTGCCCAACACAGCCCTCCTCTCCCTTGTGCTCATGGCTGGCACCTTCTTCTTTGCCATGATGTTGCGCAAGTTCAAGAACAGCTCCTACTTCCCTGGCAAG GTGCGTCGGATCATTGGGGACTTCGGGGTCCCCATCTCCATCCTGATCATGGTTCTGGTGGATTTCTTCATTGAGGATACCTACACCCAG AAACTCGCAGTGCCGGATGGCCTCAAGGTGTCCAACTCCTCTGCCCGCGGCTGGGTCATCCACCCACTGGGCTtgttttcccccttccccatctgGATGATGTTTGCCTCCGCCCTGCCTGCTCTGCTGGTCTTCATCCTCATATTCCTTGAGTCTCAGATCACCAC GCTGATAATCAGCAAACCTGAGCGCAAGATGATCAAGGGCTCTGGCTTCCACATGGACCTGCTGCTGGTCGTGGGCATGGGCGGGATGGCTGCCCTCTTTGGGATGCCCTGGCTCAGCGCCACTACAGTGCGTTCTGTCACCCATGCTAATGCCCTTACTGTCATGAGCAAAGTCAGCACCCCAGGGGCTGCAGCCCAGATCCAGGAGGTCAAGGAACAACGGATCAGTGGGCTCCTGGTCTCTGTGCTTGTGG GCCTGTCCATCCTCATGGAGTCCATCCTGTCACGCATCCCCCTGGCTGTGCTGTTTGGCATCTTCCTCTACATGGGCGTCACATCTCTCAGTGGCATCCAGCTCTTTGACCGCATCTTGCTTCTGCTCAAGCCACCCAAGTACCACCCGGATGTGCCCTACGTCAAGCGG GTGGTGACCTGGCGTATGCACCTGTTCACGGGCATCCAGATCGTCTGCCTGGTAGTGCTGTGGGTGGTGAAGTCCACACCCGCCTCCCTTGCCCTGCCCTTCGTCCTCATCCTCACTGTGCCCCTGCGACGCTACCTGCTGCCACTCATTTTCCGGAACCTGGAGCTGCAGTGT CTGGATGCAGATGATGCCAAGCTGACCTTTGATGAGGAGGAAGGTCGGGATGAATATGACGAAGTGGCTATGCCCGTGTGA
- the SLC4A1 gene encoding band 3 anion transport protein isoform X2, with protein MDKNQELRWMEVAHWVRVEENLGEDGVWGRPHLPYLTFWSLLELQKVFVKGTILLDLQETSLAGVANQLLDRFIYEEQIRPQDREGLLRALLLKHSHAGELEALGGVKPAVLQRSGDPSQPLLPQQPSLETQLFCHQGDEGTEGHSPSGILGKIPPDSEASLVLVGRVAFLERPVLGFVRLQEATMLEAVEQPVPVRFLFVLLGPEAPNTDYTQLGRAAATLMSERVFRTDAYLAQGRGELVDSLNSFLDSSLVLPPTDVPSEQALRSLVPVQKELLRKRYLPSPAKPDPSFYKGLDLNGGSGVPGGPDDPLQRTGWLFGGLVRDVRRRYPYYLSDITDALSPQVLAAVIFIYFAALSPAITFGGLLGEKTRNQMGVSELLISTAAQGILFALLAAQPLLVLGFSGPLLVFEEAFFSFCESNGLEYIVGRAWIGFWLILLVVLVVAFEGSFLVRFISRYTQEIFSFLISLIFIYETFYKLIKIFQDHPLQRAYDSNVLMLPKPQGPLPNTALLSLVLMAGTFFFAMMLRKFKNSSYFPGKVRRIIGDFGVPISILIMVLVDFFIEDTYTQKLAVPDGLKVSNSSARGWVIHPLGLFSPFPIWMMFASALPALLVFILIFLESQITTLIISKPERKMIKGSGFHMDLLLVVGMGGMAALFGMPWLSATTVRSVTHANALTVMSKVSTPGAAAQIQEVKEQRISGLLVSVLVGLSILMESILSRIPLAVLFGIFLYMGVTSLSGIQLFDRILLLLKPPKYHPDVPYVKRVVTWRMHLFTGIQIVCLVVLWVVKSTPASLALPFVLILTVPLRRYLLPLIFRNLELQCLDADDAKLTFDEEEGRDEYDEVAMPV; from the exons ATGGACAAGAACCAGGAGCTGCGATGGATGGAGGTGGCACACTGGGTGCGAGTGGAGGAGAACCTGGGGGAGGATGGGGTCTGGGGCCGCCCCCACCTACCTTACCTCACCTTCTGGAGCCTCCTGGAACTTCAGAAAGTCTTTGTCAAGG GTACTATCCTCCTGGACCTGCAAGAGACCTCTCTGGCCGGAGTGGCCAACCAACTGCTGGACAGGTTTATCTACGAGGAGCAGATCAGGCCTCAGGACCGAGAAGGGCTGCTCCGGGCCCTACTGCTCAAACACAG CCATGCTGGAGAGCTAGAGGCCCTGGGGGGGGTGAAGCCAGCAGTCCTGCAACGCTCTGGGGACCCTTCACAGCCACTGCTCCCACAACAACCCTCGCTGGAGACACAGCTCTTCTGTCATCAG GGAGATGAGGGCACTGAAGGGCACTCACCATCTGGAATTCTGGGAAAGATTCCACCAGATTCAGAGGCCTCCCTGGTACTAGTGG GCCGTGTCGCCTTCCTAGAGCGGCCAGTGCTGGGCTTCGTGCGGCTACAGGAGGCCACAATGCTGGAGGCCGTGGAGCAGCCAGTGCCTGTTCGCTTCCTCTTTGTGTTACTGGGACCCGAGGCCCCCAACACCGACTACACCCAGCTCGGCCGGGCTGCTGCGACACTCATGTCAGAGAGG GTGTTCCGCACAGATGCCTACCTCGCCCAGGGGCGGGGGGAGCTGGTGGACTCCTTGAACAGTTTTCTGGATAGCAGCCTAGTGCTGCCTCCCACAGATGTCCCCTCGGAGCAGGCCCTGAGGAGTTTGGTGCCCGTGCAGAAAGAGCTGCTCCGGAAGCGCTACCTACCCAGCCCTGCCAAGCCCGACCCCAGCTTCTATAAGGGCCTAG ATTTGAATGGAGGATCGGGGGTCCCTGGAGGCCCAGATGACCCCCTCCAGCGGACAGGCTGGCTCTTTGGGGGCCTGGTGCGTGACGTCCGGCGCCGGTACCCCTATTACCTGAGTGATATCACAGATGCGCTGAGCCCCCAGGTCCTGGCTGCTGTCATCTTCATCTACTTTGCTGCCCTGTCACCTGCCATCACTTTTGGTGGCCTCCTGG GAGAAAAGACCAGAAACCAGATGGGCGTGTCGGAACTGCTCATCTCTACTGCGGCACAGGGCATCCTCTTCGCCCTGCTGGCAGCCCAGCCCCTGCTTGTGCTTGGCTTCTCAGGCCCCCTGCTTGTGTTTGAGGAAGCCTTCTTCTCG TTCTGTGAGAGCAATGGCCTGGAGTATATCGTGGGCCGAGCCTGGATTGGCTTCTGGCTTATCCtgctggtggtgctggtggtggcCTTTGAGGGCAGCTTCCTGGTCCGCTTCATCTCCCGCTATACCCAGGAGATCTTTTCCTTCCTCATCTCCCTCATCTTTATCTACGAGACCTTCTACAAGCTGATCAAG ATTTTCCAGGACCACCCACTGCAGAGGGCTTATGACTCCAATGTGTTGATGCTGCCCAAACCTCAGGGCCCCCTGCCCAACACAGCCCTCCTCTCCCTTGTGCTCATGGCTGGCACCTTCTTCTTTGCCATGATGTTGCGCAAGTTCAAGAACAGCTCCTACTTCCCTGGCAAG GTGCGTCGGATCATTGGGGACTTCGGGGTCCCCATCTCCATCCTGATCATGGTTCTGGTGGATTTCTTCATTGAGGATACCTACACCCAG AAACTCGCAGTGCCGGATGGCCTCAAGGTGTCCAACTCCTCTGCCCGCGGCTGGGTCATCCACCCACTGGGCTtgttttcccccttccccatctgGATGATGTTTGCCTCCGCCCTGCCTGCTCTGCTGGTCTTCATCCTCATATTCCTTGAGTCTCAGATCACCAC GCTGATAATCAGCAAACCTGAGCGCAAGATGATCAAGGGCTCTGGCTTCCACATGGACCTGCTGCTGGTCGTGGGCATGGGCGGGATGGCTGCCCTCTTTGGGATGCCCTGGCTCAGCGCCACTACAGTGCGTTCTGTCACCCATGCTAATGCCCTTACTGTCATGAGCAAAGTCAGCACCCCAGGGGCTGCAGCCCAGATCCAGGAGGTCAAGGAACAACGGATCAGTGGGCTCCTGGTCTCTGTGCTTGTGG GCCTGTCCATCCTCATGGAGTCCATCCTGTCACGCATCCCCCTGGCTGTGCTGTTTGGCATCTTCCTCTACATGGGCGTCACATCTCTCAGTGGCATCCAGCTCTTTGACCGCATCTTGCTTCTGCTCAAGCCACCCAAGTACCACCCGGATGTGCCCTACGTCAAGCGG GTGGTGACCTGGCGTATGCACCTGTTCACGGGCATCCAGATCGTCTGCCTGGTAGTGCTGTGGGTGGTGAAGTCCACACCCGCCTCCCTTGCCCTGCCCTTCGTCCTCATCCTCACTGTGCCCCTGCGACGCTACCTGCTGCCACTCATTTTCCGGAACCTGGAGCTGCAGTGT CTGGATGCAGATGATGCCAAGCTGACCTTTGATGAGGAGGAAGGTCGGGATGAATATGACGAAGTGGCTATGCCCGTGTGA